A portion of the Streptomyces sp. NBC_01335 genome contains these proteins:
- a CDS encoding F0F1 ATP synthase subunit epsilon, protein MAAELHVELVAADRSVWSGEATLVVARTTSGDIGVMPGHQPLLGVLESGPVTVRTSDGGTVVAAVHGGFISFADDKLSLLAEIAELADEIDVQRAERALERAKSDTDAAAERRADVRLRAVSAH, encoded by the coding sequence TTGGCTGCTGAGCTGCATGTCGAGCTGGTCGCCGCGGACCGCAGTGTCTGGTCCGGCGAGGCCACCCTGGTCGTCGCGCGCACCACGTCCGGCGACATCGGCGTCATGCCCGGTCACCAGCCGCTTCTGGGTGTGCTGGAATCGGGCCCGGTGACCGTCCGTACGAGCGACGGCGGCACCGTCGTCGCCGCCGTGCACGGTGGATTCATCTCGTTCGCGGACGACAAGCTGTCGCTGCTGGCCGAGATCGCCGAGCTTGCCGACGAGATCGACGTCCAGCGTGCCGAGCGCGCGCTGGAGCGGGCGAAGTCGGACACGGACGCCGCCGCCGAGCGACGCGCGGACGTACGACTGCGTGCGGTGTCGGCGCACTAG
- a CDS encoding DUF2550 domain-containing protein, whose product MVLALWVGGVVLVLILVGLFVFGLRRRLIQRSGGTFDCSLRWDVSTEPDPTGKGWVYGVARYSGDRVDWFRVFSYSPRPRRGLERSAIEVVDRRLPEGEEELALLSDSVVLGCLLRGTRLELAMSEDALTGFLAWLEAAPPGQRVNVA is encoded by the coding sequence ATGGTCCTCGCGTTGTGGGTGGGCGGAGTCGTCCTCGTCCTGATCCTGGTGGGACTCTTCGTCTTCGGACTGCGCCGGCGGCTCATCCAGCGCTCGGGCGGGACCTTCGACTGCAGTCTGCGCTGGGACGTGTCCACGGAACCGGACCCCACCGGCAAGGGCTGGGTCTACGGAGTCGCCCGCTACAGCGGCGACCGGGTCGACTGGTTCCGGGTGTTCTCCTACTCCCCGCGTCCGCGCCGCGGCCTGGAGCGCAGTGCCATCGAGGTGGTCGACCGCCGGCTCCCCGAGGGCGAGGAGGAGTTGGCGCTGCTCTCCGACTCCGTCGTGCTCGGCTGTCTCCTGCGGGGGACCCGCCTGGAGCTGGCGATGAGCGAGGACGCGCTGACGGGTTTCCTCGCGTGGCTGGAGGCGGCGCCGCCCGGCCAGCGGGTGAACGTGGCGTAG